A window from Acidobacteriota bacterium encodes these proteins:
- a CDS encoding YncE family protein, with protein MRRQGTAFILLSLLLLPVLAGGGETERIRKIGKAPNFIALGPDGTKLYATSYATDELLEVDLEKRIVTRRMDAGGAPLGLALADGGKTALVACMDSGTVAMIDLDSFQVLADVPAGARPNSVAVGARGYNAYVVDYGRSRNGRLHVLDLRQRRMVGSVGLGVSPFGIAVSPTTERVFVLMGGDNEVWVVDPAGPSVTAKIPVGEGPDGIAITPDGKRLFVANSRSHDLSIIDAELLRVLVTVPIGKMPFGVAVSPDGKRVFVINAQSRTVSVLPADLSSLSGRTFDIDKGSTDILVAPDNRTVYVVSEATNSVLIADVPAEAP; from the coding sequence GTGAGGAGACAAGGCACGGCGTTCATTCTTCTGTCGCTTCTGTTGCTGCCCGTTCTTGCCGGCGGAGGGGAGACCGAACGGATCCGGAAGATCGGGAAGGCGCCCAATTTCATCGCGCTCGGCCCCGACGGCACGAAGCTCTATGCGACCTCCTACGCCACGGACGAACTGCTGGAGGTGGACCTGGAAAAGCGGATCGTGACCCGGAGGATGGACGCCGGCGGCGCGCCCCTGGGTCTCGCCCTCGCCGACGGGGGGAAAACCGCCCTGGTGGCCTGCATGGATTCGGGCACCGTGGCCATGATCGACCTGGACTCCTTCCAGGTGTTGGCGGATGTTCCCGCGGGCGCGCGGCCGAACTCGGTGGCCGTGGGCGCCCGGGGCTACAATGCCTACGTGGTGGATTACGGCCGGAGCCGGAACGGCCGGCTGCATGTCCTCGACCTGCGCCAGCGGCGCATGGTGGGGAGTGTCGGGCTGGGGGTGAGCCCCTTCGGCATCGCGGTGAGTCCGACCACCGAGAGGGTGTTCGTGCTGATGGGGGGGGACAACGAAGTGTGGGTCGTGGACCCGGCCGGCCCCTCCGTGACCGCGAAGATCCCGGTCGGGGAGGGGCCGGACGGCATCGCCATCACGCCCGACGGGAAACGGCTCTTCGTCGCCAACAGCCGCTCCCACGACCTGTCGATCATCGACGCGGAACTGCTGCGCGTCCTGGTCACGGTCCCGATCGGGAAGATGCCCTTCGGCGTTGCGGTCAGCCCCGACGGGAAACGGGTGTTCGTCATCAACGCCCAGAGCCGCACGGTCTCGGTTCTCCCGGCCGATCTCAGCAGCCTGTCCGGCCGGACCTTCGACATCGACAAGGGTTCGACCGACATCCTGGTGGCCCCGGACAACCGGACCGTCTACGTGGTCAGCGAGGCCACCAACAGCGTCCTCATCGCCGACGTGCCCGCCGAAGCGCCCTGA
- a CDS encoding methyltransferase domain-containing protein: protein MKNEAPAAEKQKKFDFTPPRPRPLLSGLPGKIDGYEEGVAHYFRWRTGLDYYLALDQIADFVVQTGRIRVVDLLTDTAAFALRLAGRKPFHGRIYSFDTNITLLERAKQRAAHLGLEQIVEFRHFQEPRLPVPDGHAELAVSVFDLHRHPPEQYLGEAMRILARDGHLILGEYLEPGSARTSPVGLWRRAHLRFVQKNPVEARAVYPDREEVIALLFRSGFRQVIVQELNTPRARHSGVFGIIAATK, encoded by the coding sequence GTGAAGAACGAAGCCCCGGCCGCGGAAAAACAGAAAAAATTCGATTTTACCCCTCCCCGGCCCCGTCCCCTCCTGTCCGGCCTCCCGGGCAAGATCGACGGCTACGAGGAGGGGGTGGCGCACTATTTCCGGTGGAGGACGGGCCTCGACTACTACCTCGCCCTGGACCAGATCGCCGATTTCGTGGTCCAGACGGGCAGGATCCGTGTGGTCGACCTGTTGACCGACACCGCCGCCTTCGCGCTGAGACTGGCGGGGAGGAAACCGTTTCACGGGCGGATCTACTCCTTCGACACCAACATCACCCTGCTGGAACGCGCCAAGCAGCGGGCGGCTCACCTCGGTCTCGAGCAGATCGTGGAGTTCCGGCATTTCCAGGAACCGCGCCTGCCGGTCCCGGACGGGCACGCGGAACTGGCGGTTTCCGTGTTCGATCTCCACCGGCACCCCCCGGAGCAGTACCTGGGGGAGGCGATGAGAATTCTGGCCCGGGACGGGCATCTGATCCTCGGGGAGTACCTGGAACCCGGATCGGCGCGGACGTCGCCCGTCGGCCTCTGGCGGAGGGCGCACCTGCGGTTCGTCCAGAAAAACCCCGTCGAGGCCAGGGCCGTCTACCCCGACAGGGAGGAAGTGATCGCTCTGCTTTTCCGTTCGGGATTCCGCCAGGTGATCGTTCAGGAGCTGAATACTCCCCGGGCGCGGCATTCGGGAGTCTTCGGTATCATCGCCGCTACGAAATAG
- the asnS gene encoding asparagine--tRNA ligase has protein sequence MPVVYVENIGDWEGKEVTLRGWVYNRRSSGKLQFILLRDGTGVIQCVAFKGNFPPEEFALLDGLGQESSLEIQGAVRADSRSPGGFELDIRRFRVLQAAENYPITPKEHGTAFLMENRHLWLRSSRQHAILKIRHEVIRACRDYFDDRGFTLVDTPIFTPNACEGTTTLFETGYFDQTAYLTQSGQLYNEATASAFGKVYCFGPTFRAEKSKTRRHLMEFWMVEPEVAFATLEETMDLAEGLVCFILERVLARRRAQLEILERDIGALERVARPFPRLSYDEAVKMLRASGSAIEWGGDFGGGDETLLSERYDSPVMVHRYPSAVKAFYMQPDPERAEVALCVDMLAPEGYGEIIGGGARIHDHDLLLERLAEHALSPEPFGWYLDLRKYGAVPHAGFGMGIERVVAWICRLTHLRETIAFPRTLYRIYP, from the coding sequence ATGCCCGTCGTCTACGTCGAAAATATCGGGGATTGGGAAGGGAAAGAGGTCACGCTGCGCGGATGGGTCTACAACCGGCGGAGCAGCGGGAAACTGCAGTTTATCCTGCTGCGCGACGGAACCGGCGTCATACAGTGCGTCGCCTTCAAGGGGAATTTCCCCCCGGAGGAGTTCGCGCTCCTCGACGGGCTCGGGCAGGAGTCGAGCCTCGAGATCCAGGGCGCCGTCCGCGCCGACAGCCGGTCCCCGGGCGGTTTCGAGCTGGACATCCGGCGCTTCCGGGTGCTCCAGGCGGCGGAAAACTACCCCATCACCCCCAAGGAGCACGGGACCGCCTTCCTGATGGAGAACCGCCACCTGTGGCTCCGGAGTTCGCGCCAGCACGCGATTCTCAAGATCCGGCACGAGGTGATCCGCGCCTGCCGCGATTACTTCGACGACCGGGGGTTCACCCTGGTGGACACTCCCATCTTCACCCCCAACGCGTGCGAGGGGACGACGACGCTGTTCGAAACCGGGTATTTCGACCAGACCGCCTACCTGACCCAGAGCGGCCAGCTGTACAACGAGGCCACCGCGTCCGCGTTCGGGAAGGTTTACTGCTTCGGCCCGACCTTCCGGGCGGAAAAGTCCAAGACCCGCCGTCACCTGATGGAGTTCTGGATGGTGGAGCCCGAGGTCGCCTTCGCCACCCTGGAGGAAACGATGGACCTGGCGGAAGGGCTCGTCTGCTTCATCCTCGAACGGGTCCTCGCGCGCCGCCGGGCCCAGCTCGAGATCCTGGAGCGCGACATCGGCGCCCTCGAGCGGGTGGCCCGCCCGTTTCCGCGCCTGAGTTATGACGAGGCGGTGAAGATGCTCCGGGCTTCCGGGTCGGCGATCGAGTGGGGGGGGGACTTCGGCGGGGGGGACGAGACGCTGCTTTCGGAGCGGTACGATTCGCCCGTCATGGTGCACCGCTACCCCTCCGCGGTGAAGGCGTTTTACATGCAGCCCGACCCGGAGCGGGCCGAGGTGGCCCTGTGCGTCGACATGCTGGCGCCCGAGGGGTACGGCGAAATCATCGGGGGGGGCGCCCGCATCCACGACCATGATCTCCTCCTCGAGCGGCTCGCGGAGCACGCCCTCTCCCCGGAGCCGTTCGGCTGGTATCTCGACCTGAGAAAATACGGTGCCGTGCCCCACGCCGGGTTCGGGATGGGGATCGAAAGGGTCGTCGCGTGGATATGCCGCCTGACGCACCTGCGCGAGACGATCGCCTTCCCGCGCACCCTTTACCGGATCTATCCCTGA
- a CDS encoding class IV adenylate cyclase produces MNDVSLETEIKVEIGDPEAFCRRLGALGAEALSARHFEDNHLLDFPDGGLRSRRCVLRVRIAGGRATLTFKGASRPEGIFKVREELETGLADGATALGIFGRIGMRPVFRYQKYRREYGVEGVRVAVDETPIGNYAELEGSEEAIRALARALSFPEKSFLRSSYHSLYLEYCRQKGAEAGHMVF; encoded by the coding sequence GTGAACGACGTGAGCCTGGAGACCGAAATCAAGGTGGAGATCGGGGACCCGGAGGCATTCTGCCGCCGCCTCGGAGCGCTCGGGGCGGAGGCGCTTTCCGCCCGGCATTTTGAAGACAACCACCTGCTCGATTTCCCCGATGGCGGGCTGCGGTCCCGGCGCTGCGTCCTGAGGGTCCGGATCGCCGGGGGGCGCGCGACGCTGACCTTCAAGGGGGCGTCCCGCCCCGAGGGGATCTTCAAGGTGAGGGAGGAACTCGAGACCGGGCTCGCGGACGGCGCCACGGCCCTCGGGATCTTCGGGAGGATCGGGATGCGGCCCGTGTTCCGCTACCAGAAATACCGCCGGGAATACGGTGTGGAGGGGGTCCGGGTCGCCGTGGACGAGACCCCGATCGGCAACTACGCGGAGCTGGAAGGGTCCGAGGAGGCGATCCGGGCGCTCGCGCGTGCTCTCTCGTTTCCCGAAAAGAGCTTCCTCCGCTCGAGCTACCATTCCCTCTACCTGGAGTATTGCCGGCAAAAGGGCGCGGAGGCCGGCCACATGGTTTTCTGA
- a CDS encoding AAA family ATPase, giving the protein MIIGLTGTNGSGKTVVSDYLRSRGFEFHSLSDAIRDELRARGEEITRSRLIEVGNELREKHGAGVLAERILAVVESDHNYVIDSIRSPHEVEVLRGRPDFRLLALEADAPLRFERSRLRGRENAPETLERFLAEEARELGSDNPAGQQLVATRKLADLVVTNNGTLEQLHRHLDEVIPPLLSRFVRPSWDEYFMNIAKVVATRSNCMKRKVAAIIVKDRRIISTGYNGTPRGARNCNEGGCPRCNGLAASGTALDECLCSHGEENAITQAAYHGISLKGSTLYSTFAPCLQCTKMIINSGIVEVVYNQEYPLNGSALKLLDECGVLLRQYRV; this is encoded by the coding sequence ATGATCATAGGACTGACGGGCACAAACGGGTCGGGGAAAACGGTGGTCTCGGATTACCTCCGGAGCCGCGGGTTTGAATTCCACTCCCTTTCGGACGCCATTCGCGACGAGCTCCGGGCGCGCGGCGAGGAGATCACCCGCTCCAGGCTCATCGAGGTCGGCAACGAGCTCAGGGAAAAACATGGGGCCGGCGTCCTGGCCGAGCGGATCCTCGCCGTGGTGGAGAGCGACCACAATTACGTGATCGACTCCATCCGCAGCCCCCACGAGGTCGAGGTCCTGCGCGGCCGCCCCGATTTCAGGCTCCTGGCGCTCGAAGCCGACGCCCCGCTCCGCTTTGAACGCAGCCGGCTGCGGGGGAGGGAGAATGCCCCGGAGACGCTCGAGCGGTTTCTGGCCGAGGAGGCGCGCGAACTCGGTTCGGACAATCCCGCGGGGCAGCAGCTGGTCGCCACCCGGAAGCTGGCGGACCTGGTCGTGACGAACAACGGGACGCTCGAGCAGCTGCACCGGCACCTGGACGAGGTCATCCCCCCGCTTCTGAGCCGCTTCGTCCGCCCCTCCTGGGACGAGTACTTCATGAATATCGCCAAGGTGGTGGCGACGCGCAGCAACTGCATGAAGCGGAAGGTGGCCGCCATCATCGTCAAGGACCGGCGCATCATCTCCACGGGGTACAACGGCACCCCCCGGGGGGCGCGCAACTGCAACGAGGGGGGGTGCCCCCGCTGCAACGGCCTGGCCGCGAGCGGCACGGCCCTGGACGAATGCCTCTGCTCCCACGGGGAGGAGAACGCCATCACGCAGGCGGCCTATCACGGGATCAGCCTGAAGGGTTCGACCCTCTACTCCACTTTCGCCCCCTGCCTGCAATGCACGAAGATGATCATCAACAGCGGCATCGTGGAGGTGGTCTACAACCAGGAGTATCCGCTGAACGGGTCCGCCCTGAAGCTCCTCGATGAGTGCGGCGTCCTCCTGCGCCAGTACCGGGTGTGA
- a CDS encoding DUF1343 domain-containing protein, translated as MGVRPGIEGFLKNARALAGGARAGAVVHPASVLPDLRHAADALRECRDLRLVSLFGPQHGARGEKQDNMVESGFYRDPATLLPVHSLYGETRRPTEEMMADIDLLLFDLQDAGTRVYTFIHTMAYCMQACARWGKRMIVLDRPNPIGGVRVEGNLLDPDCRSFVGLYPIPMRHGMTAGELALFLNAEFGIGCDLAVAPMEGWRRDFWFDDTGLPWVLPSPNLPTLDSATVYPGTVLVEGTLLSEGRGTTRPFELVGAPFIDSRDYAEALDRLGLGGVRFRPAHFEPTFQKWAGEMCGGIQIHVSDREAFEPYLTGIAVIAAARSLYPDRFAWRQPPYEYEYEKLPIEILCGSRRIPEMIGKGTPIEAMRRSWQADVERFLRLREPYLLY; from the coding sequence ATGGGAGTCAGGCCGGGGATCGAGGGTTTTCTGAAGAACGCGCGGGCGCTGGCGGGGGGCGCACGGGCGGGCGCGGTGGTGCACCCCGCGTCGGTCCTGCCCGATCTCCGGCACGCGGCCGACGCGCTCCGGGAGTGCCGCGACCTCCGGCTGGTGTCGCTGTTCGGTCCTCAGCACGGCGCCCGGGGCGAGAAACAGGACAACATGGTGGAATCGGGCTTCTACCGGGACCCGGCGACGCTCCTGCCGGTTCACAGCCTCTACGGCGAAACCCGCCGCCCCACCGAAGAGATGATGGCGGACATCGACCTGCTGCTGTTCGACCTCCAGGACGCCGGGACGAGGGTCTATACCTTCATCCATACCATGGCTTACTGCATGCAGGCCTGCGCCCGGTGGGGCAAGCGCATGATCGTGCTCGACCGCCCCAATCCCATCGGCGGGGTCCGGGTCGAGGGGAACCTGCTCGATCCGGACTGCCGCTCCTTCGTCGGCCTCTACCCGATCCCGATGCGGCACGGGATGACCGCGGGGGAACTGGCCCTGTTCCTCAACGCCGAATTCGGCATCGGGTGCGACCTGGCCGTGGCGCCGATGGAGGGGTGGCGCCGGGATTTCTGGTTCGATGACACGGGCCTTCCCTGGGTCCTCCCCTCGCCCAACCTCCCCACGCTCGATTCGGCCACCGTCTACCCCGGGACGGTCCTCGTCGAGGGGACCCTGCTGTCGGAGGGGAGGGGAACGACCCGGCCGTTCGAGCTCGTCGGCGCCCCCTTCATCGACAGCCGGGATTACGCCGAAGCCCTCGACCGGCTGGGACTGGGCGGGGTCCGTTTCCGCCCCGCGCACTTCGAGCCCACTTTCCAGAAATGGGCGGGCGAAATGTGCGGCGGGATCCAGATCCATGTTTCGGACCGGGAGGCGTTCGAACCCTACCTTACGGGGATAGCGGTGATTGCGGCCGCCCGCTCGCTCTACCCGGACCGTTTCGCCTGGCGGCAGCCCCCGTACGAGTACGAGTACGAGAAACTGCCGATCGAGATCCTGTGCGGAAGCCGGCGGATCCCGGAGATGATCGGCAAGGGGACGCCGATCGAGGCCATGCGCCGCAGCTGGCAGGCGGATGTCGAGCGGTTTCTCCGCCTCAGGGAGCCCTATCTTCTGTATTAA
- the dprA gene encoding DNA-protecting protein DprA: MKETAGDVLIKNALEITLLPGVGPAACSRIRDAAPDLAGLFRMNGGALGKLGLAGAASAAVRSRACRDRAREIFEWGAAAGCGFLVRGTAGYPELLEEIFDPPLVLYARGRTEILGRACLAVVGTRKPSLYGLRTAEELSSDLAARGITIVSGMARGVDAAAHRGALAAGGATVAVLGSGIDVVYPREHGALAREIARRGALLTEYPPGTPPAPHNFPARNRIVSGLSLGALVIEAASQSGSLITARLAAEQGREVFAVPGNLTVPQSFGPNFLIKQGAKLVQSWRDIVDELPPSVAREIHLRDEAAPPGGARQEAPSEEAGALLELLTGDEPTLFDEVHRRSGIDISRLSALLLDLEGRGRVRQLPGNYYIKTCKY, translated from the coding sequence ATGAAGGAAACAGCCGGCGATGTCCTGATCAAAAACGCCCTCGAGATCACCCTCCTCCCCGGGGTGGGGCCCGCCGCCTGCAGCCGGATCCGGGATGCGGCCCCGGACCTGGCAGGCCTCTTCCGGATGAACGGAGGCGCGCTGGGAAAGCTGGGGCTTGCGGGAGCGGCCTCCGCGGCGGTTCGTTCGCGCGCCTGCCGGGACCGGGCACGGGAAATATTCGAGTGGGGGGCCGCGGCGGGATGCGGCTTCCTGGTCCGGGGCACCGCCGGGTATCCCGAGCTCCTGGAGGAGATCTTCGACCCGCCGCTGGTCCTGTACGCCCGGGGGCGGACCGAAATTCTCGGCCGGGCGTGTCTGGCCGTCGTCGGCACCCGGAAACCGAGCCTGTACGGACTCAGGACGGCGGAAGAACTCTCCTCCGATCTCGCCGCCAGGGGGATCACCATCGTCTCGGGGATGGCCCGCGGGGTGGACGCCGCCGCCCACCGCGGCGCGCTCGCGGCCGGCGGCGCCACGGTGGCCGTGCTCGGCTCCGGCATCGACGTCGTCTACCCGCGCGAGCACGGGGCGCTCGCGCGCGAAATCGCCCGGCGCGGGGCGCTGCTGACGGAGTACCCCCCCGGCACCCCCCCCGCTCCTCACAACTTCCCGGCGCGCAACCGCATCGTGAGCGGACTCTCGCTGGGCGCCCTGGTCATAGAAGCCGCGAGCCAGAGCGGGTCGCTCATCACCGCCCGGCTGGCCGCCGAGCAGGGGCGAGAGGTTTTCGCCGTCCCCGGGAACCTGACCGTCCCGCAGAGTTTCGGGCCCAATTTCCTCATCAAGCAGGGGGCGAAGCTGGTCCAGTCCTGGCGCGACATCGTCGACGAGCTCCCCCCGTCCGTCGCGCGTGAAATCCACCTCAGGGACGAAGCGGCCCCCCCGGGGGGCGCACGGCAGGAGGCGCCTTCGGAAGAGGCCGGGGCCCTGCTCGAACTGCTCACCGGGGACGAACCCACCCTTTTTGACGAGGTCCACAGGCGGAGCGGGATCGACATTTCCCGCCTGTCGGCCCTCCTGCTCGATCTGGAAGGAAGGGGGCGGGTCCGGCAGCTGCCGGGGAATTATTATATAAAGACTTGCAAATACTGA
- the topA gene encoding type I DNA topoisomerase encodes MSKALVVVESPAKAKTIGKYLGRNYIVKASVGHIKDLPKSKLGVDVENAFTPQYGVIPGKAKVVKELRAAAKGISDIYLAADPDREGEAICQHLSEELSGKSRNIYRVLFHEITKGAILEAFKSPGRINQNKVDAQLARRILDRLVGYKISPLLWEKVRRGLSAGRVQTVALRLIVEREREIRAFESDEYWTLDAQLGGENPPAFKARARLLEGKKWAVADRETSDRIVGELRGADFVVRRIHRREKKKYPVPPFITSKLQQDSARKLGFSVKRTMVVAQKLYEGIEVGDEGAVGLITYMRTDSTRVAESALEETRDLIRRTYGEAYLPHHPIYYKSRKTAQEAHEAIRPTSVARTPESLKGVLEPDLWKLYNLIWNRFVASQMNPALFDQTDIDIEAGKVEFRATGSIAKFPGFLAVYQESRPEDVPDESPEQGESVLPETREGERLELRELLPLQHFTQPPPRYNEASLVKALESKGIGRPSTYASILSTIQDREYVDKNEGRFHPSEIGEVVLDLLVGSFRELFDYEYTARMEDHLDRIESGREAWRETIGEFYGSFSSSLETAAAEMRDIKTEAVETDEVCDKCGSMMIIKWGKFGRFLACSAYPGCKNTRQIAPAGTEGGGDAPRPEDIQCEKCGKPMVLKRGRFGEFMACSGYPECRNTKKVIKSADQITVTQDVLLDETCPVCGKRLALKHGRFGEYTACSDYPDCKFIKLKSTGVRCGRAGCTGEIVERKSRRGKTFYGCSNYPDCDFVLWNKPLPDPCPQCGAPFTLTKTTKRTGTIRFCNNENCAFKESLD; translated from the coding sequence ATGAGCAAGGCACTGGTGGTTGTGGAATCCCCAGCCAAGGCAAAGACCATCGGCAAATACCTTGGCCGGAATTACATCGTCAAAGCGTCGGTCGGCCATATCAAGGACCTGCCCAAAAGCAAACTTGGCGTGGACGTGGAGAACGCCTTCACGCCCCAATACGGCGTGATCCCGGGCAAAGCCAAGGTGGTCAAGGAATTGCGCGCCGCGGCCAAGGGGATCAGCGACATCTACCTCGCGGCCGACCCCGATCGCGAAGGGGAAGCCATCTGCCAGCACCTGTCGGAGGAACTGTCGGGCAAGTCCAGGAACATCTACCGGGTGCTGTTTCACGAAATCACCAAGGGCGCCATCCTGGAGGCCTTCAAGAGTCCGGGGCGCATCAACCAGAACAAGGTGGACGCGCAGCTGGCACGCCGCATCCTGGACCGCCTGGTCGGCTACAAGATCAGCCCCCTGCTCTGGGAGAAGGTGCGCCGGGGGTTGTCGGCGGGAAGGGTCCAGACCGTGGCCCTGCGCCTGATCGTCGAGCGGGAACGCGAGATCCGCGCCTTCGAATCGGACGAATACTGGACCCTCGACGCGCAGCTGGGCGGAGAGAATCCCCCGGCCTTCAAGGCCAGGGCCCGGCTCCTGGAGGGGAAGAAGTGGGCCGTCGCCGACCGCGAGACCTCCGACCGGATCGTCGGCGAACTCCGCGGCGCGGATTTCGTCGTCCGCAGGATTCACCGCCGCGAAAAGAAGAAATACCCCGTCCCCCCCTTCATCACCAGCAAACTGCAGCAGGATTCGGCCCGCAAGCTCGGCTTCAGCGTCAAGCGGACCATGGTGGTGGCGCAGAAGCTGTACGAGGGGATAGAGGTCGGCGACGAAGGCGCGGTGGGGCTGATCACCTACATGCGGACCGATTCGACCCGGGTGGCCGAAAGCGCCCTCGAGGAAACACGCGACCTGATCCGCCGGACCTACGGCGAAGCCTACCTGCCGCACCACCCCATCTACTACAAATCCAGGAAGACGGCCCAGGAGGCGCACGAGGCGATCCGCCCGACTTCGGTGGCGCGGACCCCCGAAAGCCTGAAGGGGGTGCTCGAACCCGATCTCTGGAAGCTCTACAACCTGATCTGGAACCGCTTCGTCGCCTCCCAGATGAACCCCGCCCTGTTCGACCAGACCGACATCGACATCGAAGCCGGAAAGGTGGAGTTCCGCGCCACCGGATCGATCGCCAAGTTCCCGGGGTTTCTGGCCGTCTACCAGGAATCACGGCCCGAGGACGTCCCGGATGAATCCCCGGAACAGGGGGAGTCGGTGCTTCCCGAGACCCGCGAGGGGGAACGGCTGGAGCTCCGCGAACTCCTGCCGCTGCAGCATTTCACCCAGCCGCCGCCGAGGTACAACGAGGCGAGCCTGGTCAAGGCGCTGGAATCCAAGGGGATCGGGCGCCCGAGCACCTACGCCTCCATCCTGAGCACGATCCAGGACCGCGAATATGTCGACAAGAACGAGGGGCGTTTCCATCCCAGCGAAATCGGGGAGGTGGTTCTCGACCTGCTCGTCGGCAGCTTCCGGGAGCTTTTTGATTACGAGTACACCGCCAGGATGGAGGACCACCTCGACCGGATCGAGTCGGGACGGGAAGCCTGGCGGGAGACGATCGGGGAGTTTTACGGCAGCTTTTCGAGCAGCCTCGAGACGGCGGCGGCCGAAATGAGGGACATCAAGACCGAGGCGGTGGAAACCGACGAGGTCTGCGACAAGTGCGGCAGCATGATGATCATCAAATGGGGCAAATTCGGCCGCTTCCTCGCCTGCTCCGCCTACCCCGGATGCAAGAACACCCGGCAGATCGCCCCCGCAGGAACCGAGGGGGGGGGCGACGCCCCCCGGCCCGAGGACATCCAGTGCGAGAAATGCGGCAAGCCGATGGTGCTCAAGCGCGGGCGTTTCGGGGAATTCATGGCCTGTTCCGGGTATCCCGAGTGCCGCAACACGAAGAAGGTCATCAAATCGGCGGACCAGATCACCGTCACCCAGGACGTCCTCCTCGATGAGACCTGCCCCGTATGCGGCAAGCGCCTGGCCCTCAAGCACGGGCGCTTCGGCGAGTACACCGCCTGCAGCGACTACCCGGACTGCAAATTCATCAAGCTGAAATCGACCGGCGTCCGCTGCGGCCGGGCCGGGTGCACGGGCGAGATCGTCGAGCGCAAGTCGCGCCGCGGCAAGACCTTTTACGGCTGCTCCAACTACCCGGATTGCGATTTCGTGCTCTGGAACAAGCCCCTGCCCGATCCCTGCCCCCAGTGCGGCGCCCCCTTCACCCTCACCAAGACCACCAAGCGGACGGGGACGATCCGCTTCTGCAACAACGAAAACTGCGCCTTCAAGGAATCCCTGGACTAG